Proteins found in one Papio anubis isolate 15944 chromosome 13, Panubis1.0, whole genome shotgun sequence genomic segment:
- the WDR38 gene encoding WD repeat-containing protein 38 isoform X4 codes for MPCCRRESCPRVEAQRLAREVPSPSPPVSRLLRLHLLRAASGLALPVSPRGFAGTPPWPYAPPRLPWRRLVHSFPFPPPSPGVPRPPRWEPARSGRGRAPMNSGVPATLAVRRVKFFGRHGGEVNSSAFSPDGQMLLTGSEDGCVYGWETRSGQLLWRLGGHTGPVKFCRFSPDGHLFASASCDCTVRLWDVARAKCLQVLKGHQRSVETVSFSPDSRQLASGGWDKRVMLWEVQSGQMLRLLVGHRDSVQSSDFSPTVNCLATGSWDSTIRIWDLRTGTPAVSHQALEGHSGNISCLCYSASGLLSCLLSRPPVPGTRPSTSGSPQPAVCLSN; via the exons ATGCCGTGTTGCCGGCGCGAGAGCTGCCCTAGGGTGGAAGCGCAGCGGCTGGCGCGGGAAGTCCCTTCTCCGAGCCCACCCGTGTCCCGCCTGCTGCGTCTCCACCTCCTCCGAGCTGCGAGCGGTCTGGCCCTGCCTGTCAGTCCTCGTGGCTTTGCAGGGACCCCACCGTGGCCGTACGCCCCGCCCCGATTACCATGGAGACGGCTTGTACACAGTTTCCCCTTTCCTCCGCCCAGTCCTGGGGTCCCACGGCCGCCTAGGTGGGAGCCCGCCAGGtcggggcggggccgggcgccCATGAACAGCGGGGTCCCGGCCACCCTGGCCGTGCGGAGAGTGAAATTCTTCGGCCGTCACGGCGGGGAG GTCAATTCCTCTGCCTTCTCCCCTGATGGCCAGATGCTGCTCACAGGCTCAGAGGATGGCTGCGTGTATGGCTGGGAGACCCGGAGTGGGCAGCTGCTGTGGAGGCTGGGTGGCCACACAG GCCCCGTGAAGTTCTGCCGCTTCTCCCCTGATGGCCACCTCTTCGCCAGCGCCTCCTGTGACTGCACTGTCCGCCTGTGGGACGTGGCAAGAGCCAAGTGTCTGCAGGTCCTGAAGG GTCACCAACGGAGTGTGGAGACGGTCAGCTTCAGCCCTGACTCGAGGCAGCTCGCATCAGGTGGCTGGGACAAGCGGGTGATGCTTTGGGAAGTGCAG TCTGGCCAGATGCTGCGCCTCTTAGTTGGGCACCGAGACTCCGTCCAGAGCAGCGACTTCTCACCCACGGTGAACTGCCTG GCCACCGGCTCCTGGGACTCCACCATACGCATCTGGGACCTGCGGACGGGGACCCCAGCCGTCTCCCACCAGGCGCTAGAGGGACACAGTGGCAACATCAGCTGCCTGTGCTACTCAGCATCTGGCCTCCTG AGCTGTCTGCTGTCCAGGCCTCCGGTTCCTGGGACAAGACCATCCACATCTGGAAGCCCACAACCAGCAGTCTGCTTATCCAACTGA
- the WDR38 gene encoding WD repeat-containing protein 38 isoform X1, with protein MPCCRRESCPRVEAQRLAREVPSPSPPVSRLLRLHLLRAASGLALPVSPRGFAGTPPWPYAPPRLPWRRLVHSFPFPPPSPGVPRPPRWEPARSGRGRAPMNSGVPATLAVRRVKFFGRHGGEVNSSAFSPDGQMLLTGSEDGCVYGWETRSGQLLWRLGGHTGPVKFCRFSPDGHLFASASCDCTVRLWDVARAKCLQVLKGHQRSVETVSFSPDSRQLASGGWDKRVMLWEVQSGQMLRLLVGHRDSVQSSDFSPTVNCLATGSWDSTIRIWDLRTGTPAVSHQALEGHSGNISCLCYSASGLLASGSWDKTIHIWKPTTSSLLIQLKGHVTWVKSVAFSPDELWLASAGYSRMVKVWDCNTGKCLETLKGVLDVAHTCAFTPDGKILVSGAADQTRRRISRMTKSPSDPQT; from the exons ATGCCGTGTTGCCGGCGCGAGAGCTGCCCTAGGGTGGAAGCGCAGCGGCTGGCGCGGGAAGTCCCTTCTCCGAGCCCACCCGTGTCCCGCCTGCTGCGTCTCCACCTCCTCCGAGCTGCGAGCGGTCTGGCCCTGCCTGTCAGTCCTCGTGGCTTTGCAGGGACCCCACCGTGGCCGTACGCCCCGCCCCGATTACCATGGAGACGGCTTGTACACAGTTTCCCCTTTCCTCCGCCCAGTCCTGGGGTCCCACGGCCGCCTAGGTGGGAGCCCGCCAGGtcggggcggggccgggcgccCATGAACAGCGGGGTCCCGGCCACCCTGGCCGTGCGGAGAGTGAAATTCTTCGGCCGTCACGGCGGGGAG GTCAATTCCTCTGCCTTCTCCCCTGATGGCCAGATGCTGCTCACAGGCTCAGAGGATGGCTGCGTGTATGGCTGGGAGACCCGGAGTGGGCAGCTGCTGTGGAGGCTGGGTGGCCACACAG GCCCCGTGAAGTTCTGCCGCTTCTCCCCTGATGGCCACCTCTTCGCCAGCGCCTCCTGTGACTGCACTGTCCGCCTGTGGGACGTGGCAAGAGCCAAGTGTCTGCAGGTCCTGAAGG GTCACCAACGGAGTGTGGAGACGGTCAGCTTCAGCCCTGACTCGAGGCAGCTCGCATCAGGTGGCTGGGACAAGCGGGTGATGCTTTGGGAAGTGCAG TCTGGCCAGATGCTGCGCCTCTTAGTTGGGCACCGAGACTCCGTCCAGAGCAGCGACTTCTCACCCACGGTGAACTGCCTG GCCACCGGCTCCTGGGACTCCACCATACGCATCTGGGACCTGCGGACGGGGACCCCAGCCGTCTCCCACCAGGCGCTAGAGGGACACAGTGGCAACATCAGCTGCCTGTGCTACTCAGCATCTGGCCTCCTG GCCTCCGGTTCCTGGGACAAGACCATCCACATCTGGAAGCCCACAACCAGCAGTCTGCTTATCCAACTGAAGGGCCACGTCACCTGGGTGAAGAGCGTAGCCTTCTCTCCCGACGAGCTGTGGCTGGCCAGCGCCGGCTATTCCCGCATG GTCAAAGTCTGGGACTGCAACACAGGAAAGTGCCTTGAGACCCTGAAG GGAGTCCTGGATGTGGCCCACACCTGTGCCTTCACCCCAGATGGGAAAATCTTAGTGTCTGGAGCTGCCGATCAGACCAGACGTCGAATATCCCGCATGACCAAATCACCCAGCGACCCTCAAACCTAA
- the WDR38 gene encoding WD repeat-containing protein 38 isoform X3 has product MPCCRRESCPRVEAQRLAREVPSPSPPVSRLLRLHLLRAASGLALPVSPRGFAGTPPWPYAPPRLPWRRLVHSFPFPPPSPGVPRPPRWEPARSGRGRAPMNSGVPATLAVRRVKFFGRHGGEVNSSAFSPDGQMLLTGSEDGCVYGWETRSGQLLWRLGGHTGPVKFCRFSPDGHLFASASCDCTVRLWDVARAKCLQVLKVWPDAAPLSWAPRLRPEQRLLTHGELPGHRLLGLHHTHLGPADGDPSRLPPGARGTQWQHQLPVLLSIWPPGLRFLGQDHPHLEAHNQQSAYPTEGPRHLGEERSLLSRRAVAGQRRLFPHGQSLGLQHRKVP; this is encoded by the exons ATGCCGTGTTGCCGGCGCGAGAGCTGCCCTAGGGTGGAAGCGCAGCGGCTGGCGCGGGAAGTCCCTTCTCCGAGCCCACCCGTGTCCCGCCTGCTGCGTCTCCACCTCCTCCGAGCTGCGAGCGGTCTGGCCCTGCCTGTCAGTCCTCGTGGCTTTGCAGGGACCCCACCGTGGCCGTACGCCCCGCCCCGATTACCATGGAGACGGCTTGTACACAGTTTCCCCTTTCCTCCGCCCAGTCCTGGGGTCCCACGGCCGCCTAGGTGGGAGCCCGCCAGGtcggggcggggccgggcgccCATGAACAGCGGGGTCCCGGCCACCCTGGCCGTGCGGAGAGTGAAATTCTTCGGCCGTCACGGCGGGGAG GTCAATTCCTCTGCCTTCTCCCCTGATGGCCAGATGCTGCTCACAGGCTCAGAGGATGGCTGCGTGTATGGCTGGGAGACCCGGAGTGGGCAGCTGCTGTGGAGGCTGGGTGGCCACACAG GCCCCGTGAAGTTCTGCCGCTTCTCCCCTGATGGCCACCTCTTCGCCAGCGCCTCCTGTGACTGCACTGTCCGCCTGTGGGACGTGGCAAGAGCCAAGTGTCTGCAGGTCCTGAAGG TCTGGCCAGATGCTGCGCCTCTTAGTTGGGCACCGAGACTCCGTCCAGAGCAGCGACTTCTCACCCACGGTGAACTGCCTG GCCACCGGCTCCTGGGACTCCACCATACGCATCTGGGACCTGCGGACGGGGACCCCAGCCGTCTCCCACCAGGCGCTAGAGGGACACAGTGGCAACATCAGCTGCCTGTGCTACTCAGCATCTGGCCTCCTG GCCTCCGGTTCCTGGGACAAGACCATCCACATCTGGAAGCCCACAACCAGCAGTCTGCTTATCCAACTGAAGGGCCACGTCACCTGGGTGAAGAGCGTAGCCTTCTCTCCCGACGAGCTGTGGCTGGCCAGCGCCGGCTATTCCCGCATG GTCAAAGTCTGGGACTGCAACACAGGAAAGTGCCTTGA
- the WDR38 gene encoding WD repeat-containing protein 38 isoform X2, which produces MPCCRRESCPRVEAQRLAREVPSPSPPVSRLLRLHLLRAASGLALPVSPRGFAGTPPWPYAPPRLPWRRLVHSFPFPPPSPGVPRPPRWEPARSGRGRAPMNSGVPATLAVRRVKFFGRHGGEVNSSAFSPDGQMLLTGSEDGCVYGWETRSGQLLWRLGGHTGPVKFCRFSPDGHLFASASCDCTVRLWDVARAKCLQVLKGHQRSVETVSFSPDSRQLASGGWDKRVMLWEVQSGQMLRLLVGHRDSVQSSDFSPTVNCLATGSWDSTIRIWDLRTGTPAVSHQALEGHSGNISCLCYSASGLLVKVWDCNTGKCLETLKGVLDVAHTCAFTPDGKILVSGAADQTRRRISRMTKSPSDPQT; this is translated from the exons ATGCCGTGTTGCCGGCGCGAGAGCTGCCCTAGGGTGGAAGCGCAGCGGCTGGCGCGGGAAGTCCCTTCTCCGAGCCCACCCGTGTCCCGCCTGCTGCGTCTCCACCTCCTCCGAGCTGCGAGCGGTCTGGCCCTGCCTGTCAGTCCTCGTGGCTTTGCAGGGACCCCACCGTGGCCGTACGCCCCGCCCCGATTACCATGGAGACGGCTTGTACACAGTTTCCCCTTTCCTCCGCCCAGTCCTGGGGTCCCACGGCCGCCTAGGTGGGAGCCCGCCAGGtcggggcggggccgggcgccCATGAACAGCGGGGTCCCGGCCACCCTGGCCGTGCGGAGAGTGAAATTCTTCGGCCGTCACGGCGGGGAG GTCAATTCCTCTGCCTTCTCCCCTGATGGCCAGATGCTGCTCACAGGCTCAGAGGATGGCTGCGTGTATGGCTGGGAGACCCGGAGTGGGCAGCTGCTGTGGAGGCTGGGTGGCCACACAG GCCCCGTGAAGTTCTGCCGCTTCTCCCCTGATGGCCACCTCTTCGCCAGCGCCTCCTGTGACTGCACTGTCCGCCTGTGGGACGTGGCAAGAGCCAAGTGTCTGCAGGTCCTGAAGG GTCACCAACGGAGTGTGGAGACGGTCAGCTTCAGCCCTGACTCGAGGCAGCTCGCATCAGGTGGCTGGGACAAGCGGGTGATGCTTTGGGAAGTGCAG TCTGGCCAGATGCTGCGCCTCTTAGTTGGGCACCGAGACTCCGTCCAGAGCAGCGACTTCTCACCCACGGTGAACTGCCTG GCCACCGGCTCCTGGGACTCCACCATACGCATCTGGGACCTGCGGACGGGGACCCCAGCCGTCTCCCACCAGGCGCTAGAGGGACACAGTGGCAACATCAGCTGCCTGTGCTACTCAGCATCTGGCCTCCTG GTCAAAGTCTGGGACTGCAACACAGGAAAGTGCCTTGAGACCCTGAAG GGAGTCCTGGATGTGGCCCACACCTGTGCCTTCACCCCAGATGGGAAAATCTTAGTGTCTGGAGCTGCCGATCAGACCAGACGTCGAATATCCCGCATGACCAAATCACCCAGCGACCCTCAAACCTAA
- the WDR38 gene encoding WD repeat-containing protein 38 isoform X5, giving the protein MARCCSQAQRMAACMAGRPGVGSCCGGWVATQTVLCPVSCHLSSFPDPGLVPAGHQRSVETVSFSPDSRQLASGGWDKRVMLWEVQSGQMLRLLVGHRDSVQSSDFSPTVNCLATGSWDSTIRIWDLRTGTPAVSHQALEGHSGNISCLCYSASGLLASGSWDKTIHIWKPTTSSLLIQLKGHVTWVKSVAFSPDELWLASAGYSRMVKVWDCNTGKCLETLKGVLDVAHTCAFTPDGKILVSGAADQTRRRISRMTKSPSDPQT; this is encoded by the exons ATGGCCAGATGCTGCTCACAGGCTCAGAGGATGGCTGCGTGTATGGCTGGGAGACCCGGAGTGGGCAGCTGCTGTGGAGGCTGGGTGGCCACACAG ACGGTGCTATGTCCTGTGTCATGtcacctttcctccttccccGACCCCGGGCTGGTGCCTGCAGGTCACCAACGGAGTGTGGAGACGGTCAGCTTCAGCCCTGACTCGAGGCAGCTCGCATCAGGTGGCTGGGACAAGCGGGTGATGCTTTGGGAAGTGCAG TCTGGCCAGATGCTGCGCCTCTTAGTTGGGCACCGAGACTCCGTCCAGAGCAGCGACTTCTCACCCACGGTGAACTGCCTG GCCACCGGCTCCTGGGACTCCACCATACGCATCTGGGACCTGCGGACGGGGACCCCAGCCGTCTCCCACCAGGCGCTAGAGGGACACAGTGGCAACATCAGCTGCCTGTGCTACTCAGCATCTGGCCTCCTG GCCTCCGGTTCCTGGGACAAGACCATCCACATCTGGAAGCCCACAACCAGCAGTCTGCTTATCCAACTGAAGGGCCACGTCACCTGGGTGAAGAGCGTAGCCTTCTCTCCCGACGAGCTGTGGCTGGCCAGCGCCGGCTATTCCCGCATG GTCAAAGTCTGGGACTGCAACACAGGAAAGTGCCTTGAGACCCTGAAG GGAGTCCTGGATGTGGCCCACACCTGTGCCTTCACCCCAGATGGGAAAATCTTAGTGTCTGGAGCTGCCGATCAGACCAGACGTCGAATATCCCGCATGACCAAATCACCCAGCGACCCTCAAACCTAA
- the RPL35 gene encoding 60S ribosomal protein L35 yields MAKIKARDLRGKKKEELLKQLDDLKVELSQLRVAKVTGGAASKLSKIRVVRKSIARVLTVINQTQKENLRKFYKGKKYKPLDLRPKKTRAMRRRLNKHEENLKTKKQQRKERLYPLRKYAVKA; encoded by the exons ATG GCCAAGATCAAGGCTCGAGATCTTCgcgggaagaagaaggaggagctGCTGAAACAGCTGGACGACCTGAAGGTGGAACTGTCCCAGCTGCGCGTCGCCAAAGTGACAGGCGGTGCGGCCTCCAAGCTCTCTAAGAT ACGAGTCGTCCGCAAATCCATCGCCCGTGTTCTCACAGTCATTAACCAGACTCAGAAAGAAAACCTCAGGAAATTCTACAAG GGCAAGAAGTACAAGCCCCTGGACCTGCGGCCTAAGAAGACACGCGCCATGCGCCGCCGGCTCAACAAGCACGAGGAGAACCTGAAGACCAAGAAGCAGCAGCGGAAGGAGCGGCTGTACCCGCTGCGGAAGTACGCGGTCAAGGCCTGA
- the ARPC5L gene encoding actin-related protein 2/3 complex subunit 5-like protein has protein sequence MARNTLSSRFRRVDIDEFDENKFVDEQEEAAAAAAEPGPDPSEVDGLLRQGDMLRAFHAALRNSPVNTKNQAVKERAQGVVLKVLTNFKSSEIEQAVQSLDRNGVDLLMKYIYKGFEKPTENSSAVLLQWHEKALAVGGLGSIIRVLTARKTV, from the exons ATGGCCCGGAACACGCTGTCCTCGCGCTTCCGCCGGGTGGACATCGACGAATTTGATGAGAACAAATTTGTGGACGAGcaggaggaggcggcggcggcggcggcggagccAGGCCCGGACCCGAGCGAGGTGGACGGGCTCCTGCGGCA AGGGGACATGCTTCGGGCATTCCATGCAGCCTTGCGGAACTCACCCGTCAACACCAAGAATCAAGCTGTGAAG GAGAGAGCCCAGGGCGTGGTGCTGAAAGTGCTCACAAACTTCAAGAGCAGCGAGATTGAGCAGGCTGTGCAGTCACTGGACAGAAACGGTGTTGACTTGTTAATGAAGTACATTTATAAAGGCTTTGAGAAGCCCACAGAAAATAGCAGTGCAGTGTTACTCCAGTGGCACGAAAAG GCCTTAGCAGTAGGAGGACTAGGCTCCATTATAAGAGTTCTTACAGCAAgaaagactgtttaa